The following proteins are co-located in the Conyzicola lurida genome:
- a CDS encoding ATP-binding protein, which translates to MSARLRLTLSYAGFLLLAAVAFFVVLLYIIRFVPDGYVEVPTYSPNRSDLLEALWPRALQVFAVLAVMGLVGGWLLAGRMLRPLQRINGVARRVSDGSLDDRVRLDGPRDEFRELADTFDSMLDRLQGSLDEQRRFAANAAHELRTPYAIERSMLDVALADPAGIDLARLLLRLDETNRRGIEVVGALLALASLDDPAGLVRDPVDVAEIVSGVVDELRPAATAAGLTIDSEIGEGDIDGSATLVRQLVGNLVLNGIRHNLPGGWVTVRTSTGPRGTVQLEVANSGGVVSPSLLGTLTEPFVRGAGRVARAPGAGSAPEGSGLGLALVARIAEVHGAVLRLEAPPTGGLVAHVVFPAPR; encoded by the coding sequence GTGAGCGCGCGCCTCCGGCTGACCCTGAGTTACGCCGGTTTCCTGCTCCTCGCCGCGGTCGCCTTCTTCGTGGTGCTGCTCTACATCATCCGGTTTGTGCCCGACGGCTACGTCGAGGTGCCGACGTACTCGCCGAACCGCAGCGACCTGCTCGAAGCCCTCTGGCCGCGGGCGCTGCAGGTCTTCGCCGTGCTCGCCGTGATGGGCCTCGTCGGCGGCTGGCTCCTCGCGGGGCGCATGCTCCGGCCGCTCCAGCGGATCAACGGCGTCGCCCGGCGGGTATCCGACGGCTCGCTCGACGACCGGGTGCGTCTCGACGGCCCGCGCGACGAATTCCGCGAACTCGCCGACACCTTCGACTCGATGCTCGACCGCCTGCAGGGTTCCCTCGACGAGCAGCGCCGCTTCGCCGCCAACGCGGCCCACGAGTTGCGGACGCCGTACGCGATCGAGAGATCGATGCTGGATGTCGCGCTCGCCGACCCCGCCGGCATCGACCTCGCGCGGCTCTTGCTGCGTCTCGACGAGACCAACCGCCGCGGCATCGAGGTGGTCGGCGCGTTACTGGCCCTGGCCTCGCTCGACGATCCGGCGGGGCTGGTGCGCGACCCGGTCGACGTGGCCGAGATCGTGTCCGGCGTCGTGGACGAGCTGCGCCCCGCGGCCACCGCGGCGGGGCTGACGATCGACAGCGAAATCGGCGAGGGCGATATCGACGGCAGCGCCACTCTCGTGCGGCAGCTCGTCGGCAACCTCGTGCTCAACGGCATCCGCCACAACCTGCCCGGGGGATGGGTGACGGTGCGCACGTCGACGGGGCCGCGGGGAACGGTGCAGCTGGAGGTCGCGAACTCGGGCGGGGTGGTTTCACCGTCCCTCCTCGGCACCCTCACCGAGCCGTTCGTGCGTGGTGCCGGCCGGGTGGCGCGCGCTCCCGGCGCCGGTTCCGCCCCGGAGGGGAGCGGGCTCGGGCTCGCCCTCGTGGCGCGGATCGCCGAGGTGCACGGTGCTGTGCTGCGGCTCG